The genomic DNA CGCGCCTCCCAGGGCACGAGCATCGAATCGTCCACGCCCTGGCCGGCGAAGGCCGTGGAAAACAGCACCGAATCCGTGTTGTCCTCCATGGGCTTGCCGCCGCGGGTTTTCATTTTCAGAAGGCTCAGAATGCCTTTCATACAGTGCTCCGGTGTGCGGCAGCTCGTCGGGCCGCAGGGTACATGGGTGCCGCGCGCGGATCAGCCCGGGAAGTTTTCGGGGATCTTGGCCTTGGCGCGCGCCTCGGCCGGGCTGATGATGTTGCGGCGAACGAGGTCGGTGAGATTCTGGTCCAGCGTCTGCATGCCCACGCTGTTGCTGGTCTGGATGGTGGAGTACATCTGCGCCACCTTGGCCTCGCGGATCAGGTTGCGGATGGCGCTGGTGCCCAGCATGATCTCGTGCGCCGCCACGCGGCCCGAGCCGTCCTTGGTCTTGCACAGCGTCTGCGAGATCACGGCCTGCAGCGATTCGGACAACATCGCGCGAACCATTTCCTTTTCTTCGGCCGGGAACACGTCGATGATCCGGTCGATGGTCTTGGCGGCGCTGGAGGTGTGCAGCGTGCCGAACACCAAATGGCCCGTTTCCGCCGCCGTCATGGCCAGACGGATGGTTTCCAGGTCGCGCATTTCGCCCACCAGGATGGCGTCCGGGTCTTCGCGCAGCGCGGACTTCAGCGCGGCGGCGAACGACAGCGTCATCGGGCCGACTTCACGCTGGTTGATCAGGCACTTCTTGGATTCGTGCACGAACTCGATCGGGTCCTCCACCGTGAGGATGTGGCCGTACTCGGTTTCGTTCAGGTAGTTGACCATGGCGGCCAGCGTGGTGGACTTGCCCGAGCCCGTGGGGCCGGTCACCAGCACCAGGCCGCGAGGCTTCAGGGCCAGGTCGCCGAAGATCTTGGGCGCGTTGAGCTGCTCGAGCGTGAGGATCTTGGAGGGAATGGTCCGGAACACGGCGGCCGCGCCGCGATTCTGGTTGAAGGCGTTGACGCGAAAGCGGGCCAGGCCTTCGATCTCGAACGAGAAGTCGACCTCCAGGAACTCTTCATACGTCTTGCGCTGCGAGTCGCTCATGATGTCGTACACCATGGCATGCACCGTCTTGTGGTCGAGCGCATCGACATTGATGCGGCGGACATCCCCGTGGACCCGGATCATGGGCGGCAGACCGGCTGAAAGGTGCAGGTCGGAGGCCTTGTTCTTGACGCTGAAAGCGAGCAGTTGGGTAATGTCCACGGAATCCCTCTATCGTTTGATACGCTGTCAAACATTATGACCACGATTGCTAACAACCTCCAACAGGTTCTGGGCAGGATGGCGCGGGCGTGCACAGCCGCCTCGCGCGACCCGGCCAGCGTGTCCTTGCTGGCGGTTTCCAAGACCTTTGGCGCCGACGCCGTGGCCGAGGCCGTGGCCGCCGGGCAGCGCGACTTCGGCGAGAACTACATCCAGGAAGGGGTGGACAAGATCATCGCCCTGCGCGCCGCCGCGCCCGGCGTGGCGCTGCAGTGGCACTGCATCGGGCCCATCCAGAGCAACAAGACGCGCCTGGTGGCCGAGCACTTCGACTGGGTGCACACGGTGGACCGCCTGAAGATCGCCGAGCGCCTGTCGGCGCAGCGGCCGGAGCACCTGGCGCCGTTACAAATATGCGTGCAGGTGAACATCGACGGCGGGGCCACCAAGTCGGGCGTGGCGCCGGCCGACGCGCTGGAACTGGTGCGTGCTGTCGCGAAACTGCCACGGCTGGTGGTGCGCGGGATCATGAGCATCCCGGACCATGCTCCTGAATTCGAAGCACAGTTGGCCATCCACACCCGCGCCCGAGCGCTTTTTGACGAGATATGCGCCCTGAACGAGCCAGGCTTGGCTCGTTTTGACACGCTCTCGATGGGCATGACGGCCGACCTGGAGGCCGCCATCCACGCCGGCAGCACGATGGTGCGCGTGGGCACCGGCATTTTTGGAGGTCGGACTTACCCCGCCTGAAGCATGAGCCGGTCGATCAGCCCGGCAGCTGGAACCGCCCCACGCAGTCCAGCGCCGCTGTCACATCGGCCTCGCTCACGTCCAGATGCGCCACCCAGCGCAGGCGCGTGGCGACGCCGTACAGGCTGCTCGTCACCCGCACGCCGTGCTCGGCCAGCCAGGCGGTGAAGGCCGGGGCCACATCCGCATGCAGGTCGGTGAACAGGATGTTGGTCTGCCAGGGGTGGACCGTGATCTTGCCCTGCAGCACCGGATGGCGCTGGTTGATATCGCTCAGCCCCTGGGCCAGCCGTGCCAGGTTCGCATGGTCGTCGGCCAGTCGGCGCACGTGGTGCTCCAGCGCATGGTGGCCTGCTGCGGCCAGCACGCCGGCCTGGCGCATGCCGCCGCCCAGGATCTTGCGGGTGCGGCGCGCCTGGCGGATGAAGTCGCGCGAGCCCAGCACCAGCGAGCCCACGGGGGCGCCCAGGCCCTTGCTCAGGCACAGCGACACCGAATCGAAATGGCTGCACAGCGAACGCGCCTCGTCGTACACATCGGTGCCGTGGCGCGCCGCGTTGGCCGTGGCGGCGTTGAACAGGCGAGCGCCGTCCAGGTGCATCGCCAGCCCCCGGCTGCGCGCCAGATGGGCCACCTCGGCGATGTAGGCGGGCGGCAGCACCTGGCCGCCGGTCGTGTTCTCCAGCACCACCAGGCGGGTGCGGGCAAAGTGCGGGTCGTCGGGCTTGATGGCGGCGGTGATGTCGGCAATGCGCAAGGTGCCGTCGGGCTGCGTCTCCACCGGCTGCGGCTGGATGGAGCCCAGCACCGCCATGCCACCGGCCTCCCAGCGGTAGGTGTGCCAGCTCTGGCCCACGATGGCCTCGTCGCCGCGCTGGCAGTGGCCCCACAGCGCGATCAGGTTGGTCTGCGTGCCCGAAGGTGCGAGCAGCGCGGCCTCGAAGCCCAGCAACTGCGCCGCATGCTCCTGCAGTGCGTTCACGGAAGGGTCGTCGGCAAACACATCGTCGCCCAGCGGGGCCTTGAACATGGCCTCGCGCATGGCGGGCGTGGGCTGGGTGACGGTGTCGCTGCGAAAGTCGGGCATGGGCGCGGTCCTCGTGGGTCGGGTCAATGAATGCAAAGACCGGCCATGTTAGTCGCGTTGGCCTCCCCTGCGGCCGCAAGGCGCTCGGCCGGCGACATGGGCGCTGCCGAGGCCAGGGACGCCGAGCCAGGGCCGCCCCGCAGCGAGGGCGTCGTCCCCCTGGGGGGAAGGCGCCGAAGGCGACTCAGGGGGGCTACGGTCTGGTCATCTTGCAGTCCGTGCCTTGCGCCAGCTCATTGCCGGTGTAGGCGGCATCGGTGCGGAAGCCATAGTTCGTGCCTTCCCAGCCCACCTTCACGGTCTTGCCGTCCACCGGCGCGATGGTGTTGACCACCTGCGGCAGCAGCAGCTGGTGGTCCTCGCCGCGCATGCGCACGGGGCCCAC from Acidovorax sp. A79 includes the following:
- a CDS encoding YggS family pyridoxal phosphate-dependent enzyme, which encodes MTTIANNLQQVLGRMARACTAASRDPASVSLLAVSKTFGADAVAEAVAAGQRDFGENYIQEGVDKIIALRAAAPGVALQWHCIGPIQSNKTRLVAEHFDWVHTVDRLKIAERLSAQRPEHLAPLQICVQVNIDGGATKSGVAPADALELVRAVAKLPRLVVRGIMSIPDHAPEFEAQLAIHTRARALFDEICALNEPGLARFDTLSMGMTADLEAAIHAGSTMVRVGTGIFGGRTYPA
- a CDS encoding type IV pilus twitching motility protein PilT; amino-acid sequence: MDITQLLAFSVKNKASDLHLSAGLPPMIRVHGDVRRINVDALDHKTVHAMVYDIMSDSQRKTYEEFLEVDFSFEIEGLARFRVNAFNQNRGAAAVFRTIPSKILTLEQLNAPKIFGDLALKPRGLVLVTGPTGSGKSTTLAAMVNYLNETEYGHILTVEDPIEFVHESKKCLINQREVGPMTLSFAAALKSALREDPDAILVGEMRDLETIRLAMTAAETGHLVFGTLHTSSAAKTIDRIIDVFPAEEKEMVRAMLSESLQAVISQTLCKTKDGSGRVAAHEIMLGTSAIRNLIREAKVAQMYSTIQTSNSVGMQTLDQNLTDLVRRNIISPAEARAKAKIPENFPG
- the ltaE gene encoding low-specificity L-threonine aldolase — translated: MPDFRSDTVTQPTPAMREAMFKAPLGDDVFADDPSVNALQEHAAQLLGFEAALLAPSGTQTNLIALWGHCQRGDEAIVGQSWHTYRWEAGGMAVLGSIQPQPVETQPDGTLRIADITAAIKPDDPHFARTRLVVLENTTGGQVLPPAYIAEVAHLARSRGLAMHLDGARLFNAATANAARHGTDVYDEARSLCSHFDSVSLCLSKGLGAPVGSLVLGSRDFIRQARRTRKILGGGMRQAGVLAAAGHHALEHHVRRLADDHANLARLAQGLSDINQRHPVLQGKITVHPWQTNILFTDLHADVAPAFTAWLAEHGVRVTSSLYGVATRLRWVAHLDVSEADVTAALDCVGRFQLPG